The stretch of DNA GATTCAGGAGATGAAGAACGAATTTGAGAATGGTGCCAGAATTATATTCTTCGAGGGCGGAGAGCCAACTATCTGGAGAGATGGGGACAAGACATTTCCAAGTCTAATCTCAGCGGCAAAGGATATTGGCTATTATGTGATTGGATATACTACAAATGGAACCGGCAGGATATACGAAGACTGTGACGTCATCTCAGTAAGTCTGGATGGCCCAAAAGAAATTCACGATTCAATCAGGGGAGAAGGTGTTTTTGATAAGATGATGGAGAACATCTCTAATCTGGATCATACCAACATCTTTGCTAACCTGGTGGTAATGGAACAAAATAAAAATCATATCCGCGAGACTTTAGAGATTGTAAGGGATAATCCCAAGATCAGCGGGCTGATGATAAATTTTCTCACACCTCCTCCACATGAAATTGCCATTTCGTCTGAGGAACGGGCAGCTGTCATAGAAGATCTCCTCAGATTCAAAAAAGAGGGTCTTCCAGTGTTGAATACTGAAAATGCATTGAAAGAGCTTCTGGTTGAAGATTATTCTGAAAAATGTCCTAAGTTTGTATCAGTCTTTACTATACCTGATGGTTCAAAATTCCACGGCTGTCCAGCAGAAGGAACAGACTCCTGTAAACACTGTGGATTTGATGCGGTTCGAGAATATCGTCTGATTTTAGATTTCAACATTGAAACGGTAATGAAAATGTCAAAACAGTTTGCCCTGACTAATAATAATTCGAAAAGAAGTTAAACTCTTTTCGAGTTTCATACGATTATTCTCAACATCTCTCTTTTCTTTTATTGCCTGCGGCTACCTTAAGGATTATTACCTACTACTGAATAATCATGGTCATGGTAAAAGTAGCCCCATCCATACTTTCAGCAGACTTCAGCAGACTGGGAGACGAAATAAAGCGTTTGGAGCGAGAAGGCGCGGACTGGATTCACATCGATGTAATGGATGGTGTTTTTGTTCCGAACATAACCATCGGCCAGAGTGTCGTTAAAAGTCTGAGGCCTTTTACAGCTCTGCCATTTGATGTGCATTTAATGATTACAAAACCCGAGCGGTATGTGAAAGAGTTCGCAGATGCTGGTGCAGATTACATAACATTCCATCAGGAAGCATGCGGCTGCATACCTTCTGTTTTAGATGACATTCACTCATTCGGTAAAAAGGCTGGACTTTCTATAAACCCAGAAACTCCTTTCAATACAATAGAACCTTACATGGATAAAATCGATCTTCTTCTCATAATGACTGTTCATCCTGGTTTTGGAGGTCAGGCATTTATGTCAGAGTGTCTGCCTAAGGTGGCTGAAGCCAGAAGGCTGGTTGATGAAAACGGTTACTGTATGGAAATATCTGTCGATGGCGGCATAAATTACAACACTGGAAAAACCGCAGTCTCAACAGGAGCTTCAGTTTTAGCAGCTGGAAGTGCAATATTTAAAGCTCCGGATATGAAAATGGAGATTTCCAGATGGCATGATCTTTAAACTTGTGTGACTAAACTTTCCGTTATCGTTATATCGTTCACCATAATTACATGGGGCTATGGAAACCATAGATAACAGCAATCACAGCATTGCATGGAAGGCTAAGGAAGTGCTGAGAATTGCATACACTCTGCCTTTTGTAATGGCATCTGTCGCAGGTGTTGCATTTGCCTTGACCATGTCTGATGAATGGCTGTTAGCGTTTCTCATTCCCCTGGATGTTTTCTTCCTTGCTCTGCTTGTGAACTTTTCAAATGACTATTTCGATCATAAGAGTGGTGTAGACAAACTCAGATTCGAATGCTTGGATGATGAAAATTTCATGCAGCAGATGAAGGCTCTGACTGATGGAAAGGTTTACTGGGTTGGAAACTCTCTTGACCGCGGTATAATTACAGATAAACAAGGAAAAATGCTGATGATCGCAATCATCGGCTGTGCTGTGGTCATCTCTCTTCCAATTATCTATCTGTCTGGAATAATATCGCTGGTATTGGGTGCAATTGCACTTTTGTTATGTATTCTATACACTCTTCCGCCAGTCAATCTTGGAGCCAGAGGATTTGGGGAAACAGATGTACTGCTGTCTTTCTTTTGTATACCGTTCTTTTCATTTTTTGTGATAACAAATCAGTTTAATCTTACATTTTTCTTCATATCGCTTGCAATCGGTTTCGGAGCCATGCTGATGCGTATAGCTGATGAGGTTCCAGGATATGATGCCCACATTGCAATGGGTGAAAAGAATCTGGTTGTAAGATTTGGCCTGCAGAATCTCCCTAAAATCGAATGGACTTTGATCTTCTTAGTCTACCTAATGATCGCAGCAGCCACAGTTACAGATCCTTATTTTATTCTTCTTTTCCTGTCGCTGCCTCTGCCACTTAAAGCTATGAATGAGCTCAAAATTAATGATGCTGTGAAGTACTGGCGGCCTTTGACAAAGTTCATGTTTATGACAACCAGCATTGCTTTTCTTACGGTAGTTGTCTTGATAATCAAGACTTTAATTCTATAATCAGCTCTGATGCCGGGCAGATGCTCGGCGTCTAATTGCTTAATTTTTCAGCCTCGCAGAACGTTCATCGCAGTTTAAAACGCTTCTGAGGGGATATTTTACTGGCTTTATGATCATAATAATCCACGAAAGTTATTTAGATTCTGACGGGAATGCGTTACCTATGTCTGAAGACACATGCGGGATTGAAGGATGTTCTGCACCTGCTGTTAAATCGTACTCCGCCAAAGTGTGTATCCAAGCAGGTCTTAAACCGGCCAATGACAAAGCAAAACGGGTGCACCTATGCAAAGAGCACAACAAAGAGCTGAAAAAAGCTACAAAAACAGACCGTCTTCTGGAATCTCTGGGAAGATGATGATTCTACTATGAATCTGACTTTTCTGGGTACTGGCGGAGGTCTCCCTTCACCTCAGAGAGGTGTAAGCGCAATAGCCCTTCAGTATGGAAGGGACATTCTCCTCTTTGACTGTGGAGAAGGAACCCAAAGACAATTTATGACTGCATCTTTATCATTTATGAAGATCAGCTCAATTTTCATAACTCATCTTCATGGAGACCATATTCTTGGAATACCTGGATTGATTCAATCAATGAATTTGTCTGGAAGAACAGAGCCGCTTTCCATTTTTGGGCCATCCGGCACAGTTGACCTGATAAAATCATCTTTGTCTCTAGGATATTTTAATCCTGATTATGAAATCAAGGTTTGTGAGCTGAAACCAGGTGATTCAACAGAGGTTTCTGGTTTGACAGTTAAAGCAGTAGAGGCGGATCACACAATTCCTGCGATTTCGTTCATTGTTCAGGAGCCTCAGCGTGCAGGAAAATTTTCCAAGGCAGCAGCAAAAGAACTGGGGATACCAGAAGGACCTCTTTATGGCAAACTTCAGAGTGGAAAGAGCATAACGTTAAATGGTCGAACTATCGAATCTTCTATGGTTATGGGTCCCCCGAGACGGGGAAGGAAACTGGCATACTCAGGAGATACGCGACCGACTGATCTGTTTGCAGAGGAGGCTAAATGCTGCGATGTTATGATACATGAAGCCACTGTAATGGCAGATCTGGCAGACAAAGGTCTTGAGTTTGGACATTCATCAGCGGCAGCTGCAGCAGAGATTGCTAAAAAAGCAGATGCGAAAAAACTAATCTTAACTCATTTTTCAAATCGGTATGAGAATTTAGAAGAGGTGGAATCAGAAGCTAGAGTCATTTTTCCCAATACAAATGCTGCATATGATTTCTATACTTTCAAGATAGATTACTCAGAATGAAATTTTTTCTCATCCATAAAGATCCTCATTTAGATTAATTTTCACCGGTAGTTCTATATTGCTCATTGCCATATTACTATTCAATGAAACTAATAGAACGTCCGAAGTATGGACCGCTGCACCGTTTCACAGATTATCATGTATACAAGACCCTTTCCGTGCTTTCTGACGGTACCCGCAAGGGTAGAAAGCAGTTGGCAGACAAGGTAGGCGTTGGCGAAGGCAGCATGCGTACTATCGTAGAATGTATTCGCGAAAGGGGATATATCGACGTTAAACAAACCGGGATAAAGATCACTAAAAAAGGAAGTGAATTTTATAACGAGATTCCTCTACAGATCTATACCTTAGGTGAATCTGATCTGGTACATGGCAGAAAAGGTGTTGCGGTACAGGTCAAAGGTGTTGAAGATAAGATCGGTTCTGGAATGGAGCAGCGTGACCGCGCAATGATCGCTGGTGCTGACGGGGCTACAACAGTACTTGTTAAAAATGGTAAGTTGCAGATCCCAGGCGGAATAGATCTGGAAGGCATTTATCCAGACACAGCTTCAACTTTAAGCAAACTTTTTGATTTAGAAAATGGAGACATAATCATTATCGGAACAGCTTCAGAATATGAACTGGCTGAAGAAGGCGCAGTTACTGCAGCTTTAGATCTGATTTAATTAAACTTCTTCCGTTTGCCAACATTCATGTTGCAACGGATAAAAACATTTTTTATTTGCATCTATGCAATTTGTTTGATGCTGTAGTTCCCCGTGTTATTTTTGTAAATTAAATTACAACAGGTTTTTTAAAAATATGAAAAAATTTGGAAGAAAAGGTTTGGAGTGATGTTTACCAGCACTCTAGCATTCCCGGAATAACCCTCTTAGCCATCTGGTCAAAAGTTTCAATTCCGGTGATTCTTGCAGCCACTTCGCTAAGAGAAGCGATATCATCGCGGGCAAGGCATTCCAGTTTGAATTTTCTAGAACCTGCCATGAGCTGTTTCAATCCCTCTCCAATGCGGTCAGTGAAGTACGTATGAAGACCGACTGCTCCCCATGGTATGTCGACTCCTACCTTTTTGTCTGGATATCTTTTCTGAATTTGAGATGAGAGCATGAAGAACTTGTTAGGATCATCTCCATATCCGCTAGCGAATTGGGCAGGGAGTTTTCCAGTCTCTGCAAGTCTGGCAAAGTATTGAGATTTCATCACTGCAGTCAATGGAGATCTGGCCATTGCAATTGCTTTTACGATTGGACCGTCTCCCAGATTGCTCATTGCCATTGATTTGAACATCTGTGTTTCGTTAGTGAATCCGCCTGCGAAACAGATATCAGGAACGAATTTGCCTTTCTTTCTCATAATCTCAGCGCACATGAGCACCTGAGCTTCAAGATGAACAGTCGGTGTAGACATCTCATTCATCATTGGGACAGGGCTCATACCTGTACCTCCGCCTGCTCCGTCAAATGTCAGCATATCGATTTTAGCTTCTGAAGCGGCTTTCATGGTAAAGGCAACTACTTCTGGACGGTATGCACCGGTTTTCAAGAACACATATTTTGCACCTTTCTCGCGGAGTTTTTCAACATCCTCTACAAAACTCTCATGGGCTGGGAATCCTACCCTGCTGTGCCTTTCGAATGTTTTTACAGCTCCTGCTTTGAATGCTTCCTGGACCATTGGATCTTCAGGATCAGGCATCACGATGTATCCGCGTTTTTTGAGTTCGAGTGCGCGCTCTAAGGTAGTGAGACGAACTTCTCCTCCGATTGCTTTTGCACCCTGGCCCCATTTGCGTTCAATGATGTTGACCTCTAAACTGGATATTGCATATTCGTCAACGCCGCCACGCTGGTCTTCTACATTTGTCTGGACGGCTATGTCTCCATGTTTTCCATCCCAGAGTTCACGGAAGTCTGCAATTCTGCTCATCATGTCTGGTGATTTTGATACTTTGCCATTGGTATAGATGGATTCTTTATCCATTCCGCAGACATTTTCACCTATTGTCTCAATTATTCCAGACATAGCTGCGCCCATTGCCATTCCTTTCCAGTTCCTTTTTGCTACATCTGTAGAACCTAAGCCTGCAATTACCAAAGGTACTTTGAGGTCGATTGGTTTTTTGGAATGAGTAGCAACTCTGGTTGTTATGTCAGAATTCTCAAAAAATGCCACATCTGGATTGGCTTCAATTCCTTGAGCACCCAATAACTCTGCAAGTATCTGAAAATGAGACCAGTCTATCATGTAGTTTTTATTGGAAGCAGCTGTGCTATGACCGAAATATTCATTGCTGGGATAAAGGACTTCTCTCCCTCTGAAAGCTGATTTACCTACTTCACATACAACATTACATTCTTCAATGCAGAGCGGACACATTCCTGAAATTGGACTGATGTCTTTCTCTCTGCATTTTGTACCTGTTGTAGATCGTGCATTTTCAATTGAAATCACAAATACACCTCTAATTCCGTAAAACGGATGAAGCGGTATTGTGATGTGGTAGTTAAGAATTTGCTATATAATCTTAATTGATATTGCTGATCATTTATCTAATATGTATAAGATATTCACATCATTAATGCATATATTTGGTAATATCATGTATGCATGTCTATTAATGTCAAAATCACCTGAGCATATGCACATAAAATTTAATTAGATGAATATGACACACATCCGTGAAATTATGAACGAATAACCTACGAAATCATAAAATGATGAACGAATGTCGTATGTGAATACATCAGCATTCTAATTTATTTAAGACGAAAATGTTATAATATTTATATTGAAGAAGGGTCTATACAATCTGTAAAACACATATGGATGTGTAACTATGGTTGAATATGACGAGTCTAAAAGTACTGGAACAATTATGGTAGAAACTGTAGCCAGCTTAATAACAGCCGCCTTTGCATTGGTGGCAGCTTTGGCTTGGAATGAAGCAATAAAAGCTTTGATTGCAAGAATCTTTGATACTTCAGACGATCTGATGGGAATGATGATATATGCAATTCTGGTAACGATTATTGCTGTTGTGGCTACAGTCTGGATTGGAAAAGTCTTGGTAAAATACCACAAACTGGACAATGAAAAGAGAAAGCATTCAAAAGATAAATCTGAATAAACAAGTTCTTCTTCAGGATCAATTCCTGAAGAGTAAACCTTTTAACCAATATGTTAGTACAGATCTGATGAATGCTCGAGCTGCTTCTGCATTGTTATTGATATGCATCGCATCTCTGATTTTATTGCCTGCAGCTTCGGCTGATCCAGGTATCGGAGATTGGCAGCATAATGTAGATCTTGAAGCTGGGCAGAGTGCAGAATATACATGGACGATCTATAATCCAGATGATACCTCTTATGCATTGGATGTCGTATCAACAGTCTCTGGGAACGATTCACACATCACAACTGCAGTAAACGGCAATCCTCATCAGATTCTAAAATCTAAAGACTCAGCGGATATCACAGTGACGTTGCATACTGACAGAGCAACTCCGACACAGACTGCAACACTCTCTGTAAGCTTCATTCTTACTGATATGGCGTCAGGTTCTGAAACAATCATCGATAAGGATGTGGTTGTAAACATCACTTCATTAATCTCATCTACTGGAAATAATATTTTGATCTGGGAAAACAACCTGCCCGCGCCTTTCAACACTGCAATCTGGACATTCATCTTTACAATACTGATCTGGATCGGCATATCCGCGGCGATAATCATTATTGTAGATCCAATACTCAAATATGTATTTGGCAAGTCAAAATTGCAGGTAATCTCTAAGATTTATAAACTGGTTAAAAAACCGCTGTTTCTTACACTTATTGCGTATGCGCTGGTTAATTCTCTAACAATCCTCTCGGTTTCAATGGATACAATATTTAAAATAAATGATATTCTGACAGTATTATTCATTATATTCTATGCATGGGTGTCTTACCGCGTTTACAATGATGTCATTATAGATTTTGCTCGTAAGCTGGCCAGCAAAACAGAAAATGAGCTGGATGATGCACTGGTTCCATTCATGCATACGCTGGGGTCAATTCTCATACCGCTTGTGGCATTCGTTATAATTCTTAATTACTTCAATATGAGTTTTACTGCAATTCTGGCTGGTCTTGGGATAGGCTCTATAGTGATAGGTCTTGCCGCACAGGATACGTTCAACAGTATATTTGCTGGAATCCAGATTATGATCGACAGGCCCTTTACTGTGGGAGACAGAATTATTCTGAGTACCGGGGAAGTATGTGATGTTGAAAAGATCGGAATCCGTTCTACAAGAGCATACAGTCCGGTCAATAATGAGATGGTTGTGATACCTAATGTTCTCTTATGCAGCAATAAGGTTACAAACATGTCAAGGCCAGACGGGCACAGAGCTATTTCTGTCGAAGTTGGTGTATCCTACGGTACAGATCCGGAAAAAGTTGAAAAGATCCTTATAGACATAGCCAAGCATCATCCGGATGTAGTGAATAACAATCCAGCTCAGGCTCCATACACAAGGCTTTCAGCCTTTGATGACAGTGCTATAACATTTGCTTTATGGGCGTATGTGGATAATTTCACAAAAGAAGGGAGAGTCAGATCTGAGCTGAGGGAAAGTATTAACCAGAAGTTCAATGAAGAAGGAATCGAAATTCCATTCCCGCAGACCGTTGTTACTTTCGCTAATTCTCCCGTGCAGTCTAAAAATGATAAGCAGTCCGACTTGAACAGTCTATAACTTGCAAAACAATTAAGATATCTTTAACACTGCACCGGTTGCGAAAACCATGAAGGCTAATGAGTTAAAGAGAAAGTATATCGATTATTTCGTAAACAAAGGTCACACGGAAATCCAATCCGCTTCACTTATTCCAGAGAATGATCCTAGCGTATTGTTCACTACTGCCGGGATGCATCCTTTAGCCCCTTATCTTTTGGGAGAAAAACATCCTGCAGGCAAAAGACTCGTTGATTGTCAGAAATGCATAAGAACAGGGGATATTGACGAGGTAGGTGACGCATCCCATTTAACCATGTTCCAGATGATGGGAAACTGGTCTCTTGGGGATTATTTCAAGAAAGAATCTATCCAGATGAGTTATGATTTTCTTGTAAATATTCTGGGCATTGATCCAAATAACCTTGCTGTTACCGCATTTGCCGGAGATGAAAATGCTCCGAGGGATGAGGAAACAGTATCGATCTGGAAAT from Candidatus Methanomassiliicoccus intestinalis Issoire-Mx1 encodes:
- a CDS encoding beta/alpha barrel domain-containing protein; this encodes MCPLCIEECNVVCEVGKSAFRGREVLYPSNEYFGHSTAASNKNYMIDWSHFQILAELLGAQGIEANPDVAFFENSDITTRVATHSKKPIDLKVPLVIAGLGSTDVAKRNWKGMAMGAAMSGIIETIGENVCGMDKESIYTNGKVSKSPDMMSRIADFRELWDGKHGDIAVQTNVEDQRGGVDEYAISSLEVNIIERKWGQGAKAIGGEVRLTTLERALELKKRGYIVMPDPEDPMVQEAFKAGAVKTFERHSRVGFPAHESFVEDVEKLREKGAKYVFLKTGAYRPEVVAFTMKAASEAKIDMLTFDGAGGGTGMSPVPMMNEMSTPTVHLEAQVLMCAEIMRKKGKFVPDICFAGGFTNETQMFKSMAMSNLGDGPIVKAIAMARSPLTAVMKSQYFARLAETGKLPAQFASGYGDDPNKFFMLSSQIQKRYPDKKVGVDIPWGAVGLHTYFTDRIGEGLKQLMAGSRKFKLECLARDDIASLSEVAARITGIETFDQMAKRVIPGMLECW
- a CDS encoding prenyltransferase, coding for METIDNSNHSIAWKAKEVLRIAYTLPFVMASVAGVAFALTMSDEWLLAFLIPLDVFFLALLVNFSNDYFDHKSGVDKLRFECLDDENFMQQMKALTDGKVYWVGNSLDRGIITDKQGKMLMIAIIGCAVVISLPIIYLSGIISLVLGAIALLLCILYTLPPVNLGARGFGETDVLLSFFCIPFFSFFVITNQFNLTFFFISLAIGFGAMLMRIADEVPGYDAHIAMGEKNLVVRFGLQNLPKIEWTLIFLVYLMIAAATVTDPYFILLFLSLPLPLKAMNELKINDAVKYWRPLTKFMFMTTSIAFLTVVVLIIKTLIL
- the rpe gene encoding ribulose-phosphate 3-epimerase; the encoded protein is MVKVAPSILSADFSRLGDEIKRLEREGADWIHIDVMDGVFVPNITIGQSVVKSLRPFTALPFDVHLMITKPERYVKEFADAGADYITFHQEACGCIPSVLDDIHSFGKKAGLSINPETPFNTIEPYMDKIDLLLIMTVHPGFGGQAFMSECLPKVAEARRLVDENGYCMEISVDGGINYNTGKTAVSTGASVLAAGSAIFKAPDMKMEISRWHDL
- a CDS encoding DUF4443 domain-containing protein, with the protein product MKLIERPKYGPLHRFTDYHVYKTLSVLSDGTRKGRKQLADKVGVGEGSMRTIVECIRERGYIDVKQTGIKITKKGSEFYNEIPLQIYTLGESDLVHGRKGVAVQVKGVEDKIGSGMEQRDRAMIAGADGATTVLVKNGKLQIPGGIDLEGIYPDTASTLSKLFDLENGDIIIIGTASEYELAEEGAVTAALDLI
- the rnz gene encoding ribonuclease Z — encoded protein: MNLTFLGTGGGLPSPQRGVSAIALQYGRDILLFDCGEGTQRQFMTASLSFMKISSIFITHLHGDHILGIPGLIQSMNLSGRTEPLSIFGPSGTVDLIKSSLSLGYFNPDYEIKVCELKPGDSTEVSGLTVKAVEADHTIPAISFIVQEPQRAGKFSKAAAKELGIPEGPLYGKLQSGKSITLNGRTIESSMVMGPPRRGRKLAYSGDTRPTDLFAEEAKCCDVMIHEATVMADLADKGLEFGHSSAAAAAEIAKKADAKKLILTHFSNRYENLEEVESEARVIFPNTNAAYDFYTFKIDYSE
- a CDS encoding radical SAM protein, whose translation is MVSSFRQYCYYAGWFFKSKLGKKRPLVNTMIIGYNCNLKCKHCSVIAHNSEIEGVHSLPYDTAIQEMKNEFENGARIIFFEGGEPTIWRDGDKTFPSLISAAKDIGYYVIGYTTNGTGRIYEDCDVISVSLDGPKEIHDSIRGEGVFDKMMENISNLDHTNIFANLVVMEQNKNHIRETLEIVRDNPKISGLMINFLTPPPHEIAISSEERAAVIEDLLRFKKEGLPVLNTENALKELLVEDYSEKCPKFVSVFTIPDGSKFHGCPAEGTDSCKHCGFDAVREYRLILDFNIETVMKMSKQFALTNNNSKRS
- a CDS encoding DUF5654 family protein, with product MVEYDESKSTGTIMVETVASLITAAFALVAALAWNEAIKALIARIFDTSDDLMGMMIYAILVTIIAVVATVWIGKVLVKYHKLDNEKRKHSKDKSE
- a CDS encoding mechanosensitive ion channel family protein, with the translated sequence MNARAASALLLICIASLILLPAASADPGIGDWQHNVDLEAGQSAEYTWTIYNPDDTSYALDVVSTVSGNDSHITTAVNGNPHQILKSKDSADITVTLHTDRATPTQTATLSVSFILTDMASGSETIIDKDVVVNITSLISSTGNNILIWENNLPAPFNTAIWTFIFTILIWIGISAAIIIIVDPILKYVFGKSKLQVISKIYKLVKKPLFLTLIAYALVNSLTILSVSMDTIFKINDILTVLFIIFYAWVSYRVYNDVIIDFARKLASKTENELDDALVPFMHTLGSILIPLVAFVIILNYFNMSFTAILAGLGIGSIVIGLAAQDTFNSIFAGIQIMIDRPFTVGDRIILSTGEVCDVEKIGIRSTRAYSPVNNEMVVIPNVLLCSNKVTNMSRPDGHRAISVEVGVSYGTDPEKVEKILIDIAKHHPDVVNNNPAQAPYTRLSAFDDSAITFALWAYVDNFTKEGRVRSELRESINQKFNEEGIEIPFPQTVVTFANSPVQSKNDKQSDLNSL